Proteins found in one Deltaproteobacteria bacterium genomic segment:
- a CDS encoding polysaccharide deacetylase family protein, translating into MGRVPLQGLINGFVPVILPILALSAIHTYTVLSVDKHSPPSIHKALLTEKGGHEIQITELQASDSDAILKNRIKAKSKLSPVLKPKFAAPDITRGNLLKNELSVTFDGGSEATDADEILNILRGKNIKTTIFLTGDFIKRYPDIVFKMVEDGHEIGNHSLTHPHLTTFEKNFKQQTLPGVNKEFITVELKETAGIFKELTGKDMAPLWRAPYGEQNAEIRQWAYEAGFTHVGWTVDRKIKQSLDSLDWVSNEESEFYHSADEIKDRILNFDKDGHEVKGGIVLMHLGTDRKESHVSAKLPEIIDGLEQRGYRIVKVSELLKK; encoded by the coding sequence ATGGGAAGGGTCCCGCTACAAGGTCTAATAAATGGGTTTGTTCCTGTAATATTGCCTATCCTTGCGCTTTCGGCTATACATACCTACACAGTCCTATCTGTTGACAAGCACAGTCCTCCTTCAATTCATAAAGCTCTACTGACAGAGAAAGGCGGCCATGAAATCCAAATTACGGAGCTTCAGGCGTCTGATAGTGATGCTATTCTAAAAAACAGAATCAAGGCCAAATCTAAATTGTCGCCTGTTTTAAAACCGAAATTTGCCGCGCCTGATATAACAAGAGGCAACTTGCTGAAAAATGAATTATCCGTAACATTTGACGGTGGCAGCGAGGCAACGGATGCGGATGAGATTTTGAATATACTGCGGGGAAAAAATATAAAGACGACAATATTCCTGACAGGGGATTTTATAAAAAGATACCCTGATATTGTCTTTAAGATGGTTGAAGATGGACATGAGATAGGCAATCATTCACTTACCCATCCACACCTTACAACCTTTGAGAAAAATTTTAAACAGCAAACTCTTCCTGGTGTTAACAAGGAATTCATAACAGTAGAGTTAAAAGAAACCGCCGGAATCTTTAAGGAATTGACAGGCAAGGATATGGCTCCATTATGGCGCGCGCCTTACGGCGAGCAAAATGCCGAGATACGGCAGTGGGCGTATGAGGCTGGCTTTACGCATGTGGGTTGGACAGTAGACCGCAAGATAAAGCAGTCGCTTGACAGCCTTGATTGGGTTTCAAATGAAGAATCCGAGTTTTACCATTCGGCAGATGAGATAAAGGACAGGATTCTTAATTTTGATAAAGACGGCCATGAGGTTAAGGGCGGCATTGTATTGATGCACCTCGGCACCGATAGAAAAGAGAGCCATGTATCTGCCAAACTACCGGAAATTATAGACGGCCTTGAGCAGAGGGGCTATAGGATTGTAAAGGTGTCTGAGCTTTTGAAGAAATGA
- a CDS encoding citrate synthase: MEEKQMGVIPGLAGIPAAESAISYVDGEKGILEYRGIPVEVLAENSTFLEVAYLLLFGKLPTKSEYKKFKADITYHTRLKVKILRMIEFLPENGHPMEYLQSVVAAMGMYYPARDVMNEDTRYWSVVRLIAKMPTIVAACERLRHGDAPIQPNNDLSFAANFYYMLFEKAPDAFTEKIIDAMLILHADHTMNASTFSARVVGSTLADPYTVVSSAIGTLSGPLHGGANEEVVRMLKEIDAKENARPYIEKMIERHEKIMGVGHRVYKTKDPRATFLQAYAHKLFKNNHGSGKILEIAEEVEKVVNEKLAAKKLYPNVDFYSGIVLQEIGMPTDLFTPIFAMGRVAGWLSHWLEQLKTNKIYRPDQKYIGLRSQKYAPISKR; the protein is encoded by the coding sequence ATGGAAGAAAAACAGATGGGGGTTATTCCGGGCCTTGCAGGCATCCCTGCCGCAGAATCTGCAATAAGCTATGTTGACGGCGAAAAGGGGATACTTGAATACCGTGGCATACCGGTTGAAGTCCTTGCAGAAAACAGCACATTCCTTGAAGTGGCTTATCTTCTGCTTTTTGGCAAACTGCCTACGAAATCTGAATACAAAAAATTCAAGGCTGATATAACCTATCACACCCGCTTAAAGGTCAAGATTCTCAGGATGATAGAGTTTCTGCCGGAAAACGGTCACCCGATGGAATATCTCCAATCTGTAGTGGCTGCCATGGGCATGTATTATCCTGCAAGGGATGTAATGAACGAGGATACCCGTTACTGGTCTGTTGTAAGGCTGATTGCAAAGATGCCCACTATAGTTGCTGCCTGCGAAAGACTGAGGCACGGAGATGCGCCGATTCAGCCGAATAATGACCTTTCATTTGCCGCAAATTTTTACTACATGCTCTTTGAGAAGGCGCCGGATGCCTTTACAGAAAAAATCATTGATGCAATGCTCATACTTCATGCAGACCATACCATGAATGCCTCAACATTCAGCGCAAGGGTTGTGGGATCAACACTTGCAGACCCGTATACGGTTGTGTCGTCAGCTATCGGGACACTCAGCGGGCCTCTGCACGGCGGGGCCAATGAAGAGGTGGTGCGCATGCTTAAGGAGATAGACGCAAAGGAAAATGCAAGGCCGTATATAGAAAAGATGATTGAAAGACACGAGAAGATAATGGGCGTAGGGCACAGGGTCTATAAGACAAAAGACCCGAGGGCGACATTTTTACAGGCATACGCTCACAAACTTTTTAAGAATAACCACGGCAGTGGAAAGATATTGGAAATAGCAGAAGAGGTTGAAAAAGTAGTGAATGAAAAACTTGCCGCTAAAAAACTTTATCCTAATGTTGACTTTTATTCAGGCATAGTGCTTCAGGAGATAGGTATGCCGACAGATCTTTTCACGCCCATATTTGCAATGGGCAGGGTTGCAGGCTGGCTTAGTCACTGGCTTGAACAGCTAAAGACAAACAAGATTTACAGACCTGACCAGAAGTATATAGGACTACGCAGTCAAAAATATGCGCCGATTAGCAAAAGATGA
- a CDS encoding chorismate lyase has translation MDYSIAPGWKWVSDKEAVGLCERLNMLPQHRLLLLSDGSLTRFLEALSGSPVDVEIKNYETRRLNKEEAAYLEVLASQDAIIRDVWLIQDRKKLVYARSVFPLAGLDKDFLNKIATSIEPLGRSLTEQGLLTFKDKLAICAVHCSDINNLLNLAPRAILWAKRYRLTAQSASGGKCITASITEIFSPELVGKPSLNAEK, from the coding sequence ATGGATTATTCTATTGCCCCCGGATGGAAATGGGTTAGCGATAAAGAGGCTGTCGGATTATGCGAAAGGCTTAACATGTTGCCGCAACACAGGCTGCTCCTCTTGTCAGACGGCTCATTAACAAGGTTTTTAGAGGCGCTGAGCGGGTCTCCTGTTGATGTGGAAATAAAAAACTATGAGACCCGCAGACTAAACAAAGAAGAGGCAGCATATCTGGAGGTCCTTGCCTCTCAGGACGCAATCATCAGGGATGTATGGCTTATTCAGGATAGGAAAAAACTTGTGTACGCCCGCTCTGTATTTCCTTTGGCCGGGCTTGATAAAGATTTCCTGAATAAGATAGCCACCAGTATAGAGCCGCTTGGTAGGAGTTTAACAGAACAGGGGCTTTTGACATTTAAAGACAAACTTGCAATATGCGCTGTGCATTGCAGCGATATAAACAATCTCCTGAATCTTGCGCCTCGTGCCATTCTCTGGGCAAAGCGCTACAGACTGACAGCTCAGTCAGCTTCAGGGGGAAAGTGTATCACAGCATCTATAACAGAGATTTTTTCACCTGAACTTGTAGGCAAACCATCATTGAATGCAGAAAAATGA
- the ubiA gene encoding 4-hydroxybenzoate octaprenyltransferase gives MTTQILSDKLIAISDLVRLPRQYGTVLVLCPTLWSLFIATDGRPPLKILGIFILGTFLMRSAGCAINDIADRNFDRFVERTKTRPLADGRLNLTEAVITFIGLSSLAFVLVLFLNPLTIALSVIGISLAAIYPFVKRVSHLPQVFLGIAFGWGAIMAWAAVNNTIGLPAILIFTANIFWSTAYDTIYALMDKEDDIKIGVKSTAILFGSYVYKALYLLYAAVIVILALAGLVAKMGGAYFAVLFLSGIILEYMVFILKKSPTRDTAFRIFVANAGIGLLILAGIFADYVLSK, from the coding sequence ATGACAACGCAGATATTATCAGATAAACTTATTGCTATAAGCGATCTTGTGAGGCTTCCAAGACAATACGGAACTGTACTGGTTCTATGCCCAACCCTCTGGTCTCTATTTATAGCAACAGATGGCAGGCCGCCATTAAAGATTCTTGGAATATTCATCCTCGGCACATTTCTGATGAGAAGCGCGGGCTGCGCAATCAATGATATTGCTGACAGGAACTTTGACAGGTTTGTGGAGAGGACAAAGACAAGGCCGCTGGCTGACGGAAGGCTTAATCTTACAGAGGCAGTAATAACATTCATCGGACTTTCATCTCTGGCCTTTGTCCTTGTATTATTTCTGAACCCGCTGACAATAGCGCTTTCCGTCATAGGCATATCGCTGGCCGCCATTTACCCGTTTGTCAAAAGGGTAAGTCATCTGCCACAGGTCTTTCTCGGCATAGCCTTCGGATGGGGCGCAATAATGGCATGGGCTGCCGTAAATAATACGATCGGCCTGCCTGCAATTTTAATATTCACAGCAAACATCTTTTGGTCAACTGCCTATGACACCATCTACGCCCTCATGGACAAGGAAGACGATATAAAGATAGGCGTGAAATCCACTGCAATCCTTTTTGGCAGTTATGTTTACAAGGCATTATACCTGCTTTACGCAGCAGTTATCGTCATCCTTGCGCTTGCCGGGCTTGTCGCAAAAATGGGCGGCGCATATTTTGCCGTCCTTTTTTTGTCAGGCATTATTCTTGAATATATGGTATTTATTTTAAAAAAATCTCCAACGAGAGATACGGCCTTTAGAATTTTTGTGGCCAATGCCGGGATAGGGTTGTTGATTTTGGCAGGCATATTTGCGGATTATGTCTTGTCAAAATAA
- a CDS encoding ORF6N domain-containing protein: MELIPLDPIAQRILLIRGHRVMLDSDLAEIYEVPAKRLNEQVRRNIKRFPPDFMFQLTPEEFTSLRSQNATLKIGRGQHRKYLPYAFTEQGVAMLSGVLNSERAIDVNVAIMRAFVKLREFAMTHKELSRKLNTMENKYDSQFKIVFDAIRQLMTPSEPKRRKIGF; encoded by the coding sequence ATGGAACTTATACCGCTTGATCCGATTGCTCAAAGAATATTACTGATAAGAGGTCATAGGGTTATGCTTGATAGTGACCTTGCCGAGATCTATGAAGTGCCCGCAAAAAGATTAAATGAACAAGTCAGACGAAATATAAAGAGATTCCCTCCGGATTTTATGTTTCAACTGACTCCCGAAGAATTTACTTCTTTAAGGTCGCAAAATGCGACCTTAAAGATAGGGAGAGGACAACACAGAAAATATTTGCCTTATGCTTTTACAGAGCAAGGCGTGGCTATGCTTTCGGGAGTTCTAAACAGCGAACGCGCAATAGATGTCAATGTAGCCATCATGAGGGCATTCGTTAAATTACGTGAATTTGCGATGACACATAAAGAGTTATCTCGCAAATTGAATACAATGGAAAATAAATACGATTCACAGTTCAAAATTGTCTTTGACGCTATTCGCCAATTGATGACACCATCAGAGCCGAAAAGGAGAAAGATAGGCTTTTAG
- a CDS encoding class I SAM-dependent DNA methyltransferase, translating into MDQATHNKIVSFIWGIADDVLRDLFKRGKYPDVILPMCVIRRMDAVLEPTKQKVLDTKKMLDAARITEQRAALCNAAGQAFYNTSKFTLRDLKSRGSQQQLLADFEDYLNGFSPNVQDILENFKFRNQLQTLSKADAIGTLINKFLDPDIDLSPAGIDNHSMGTVFEELVRKFNEENNEEAGEHWTPRDAVRLMSNLVFLPIEAEIKSGTYLLYDGVCGTGGMLTVGEETITAIAAKRKQQVKCLLYGQEINPETYAVCKADMLLKGEGESADHIVGGAEWSTLAHDAFPAQEFDFMLSNPPYGKSWKKDLETMGGKDGMRDPRFKVMHNGEELSLVTRSSDGQMLFLANMASKMNAKSALGSRIAEVHNGSSLFTGDAGQGESNIRRWLIENDWLEAIVALPLNLFYNTGIATYIWVLSNKKPAHRNGKVQLIDATQWFKPLRKNLGKKNCELAPEDIDRISRTFLDFKETSESKIFLNAAFGYWKVTVERPLRLHSQLTLKAIETLRFTSGDEDLRAPLFDEFGEDIFTRFPKVSAALEKRLAEWGNDEEEGEEDEGGSAKKGLPEKKKKKLLDPKTWERDGRLVDVATKLRAALGESVHEDHNLFRDRVDAALKKAGIKLAAADLKQILKAVSWRVETAPCVIAKIHKPGKTKPDPVRGLYEATIDGKPAIVEYETDSDLRDTEQIPLLEEGGITAFIRREVLPYTPDAWIKEDATKIGYEVSFTRHFYKPQPLRTLEEISADILAIEKEAEGLLDGLLKKGVPS; encoded by the coding sequence ATGGACCAGGCAACACATAATAAAATAGTCTCTTTTATCTGGGGGATCGCTGACGACGTGCTCCGCGACCTTTTCAAGCGTGGTAAATACCCCGATGTGATCCTGCCGATGTGCGTCATCCGGCGCATGGACGCAGTTCTTGAGCCGACCAAGCAGAAGGTGCTCGACACCAAAAAGATGCTCGACGCGGCAAGGATAACCGAGCAGCGCGCCGCGCTTTGCAATGCCGCGGGGCAGGCTTTTTATAACACCTCAAAGTTTACCCTGCGCGATCTTAAATCCCGCGGCAGTCAGCAGCAGCTACTTGCTGATTTTGAGGACTACCTCAACGGATTTTCACCGAACGTTCAGGACATCCTCGAAAATTTCAAGTTCAGAAACCAACTACAAACGCTTTCTAAGGCCGACGCGATCGGCACACTGATCAACAAGTTCCTTGATCCCGACATAGACCTCTCTCCTGCCGGTATCGACAATCATTCAATGGGTACGGTCTTCGAGGAACTGGTCCGCAAGTTTAACGAGGAGAACAATGAAGAAGCGGGCGAGCATTGGACCCCGAGGGATGCCGTGCGATTGATGTCTAATCTCGTGTTCCTGCCCATCGAAGCAGAAATCAAGTCTGGCACGTATCTGCTTTACGATGGAGTCTGTGGGACAGGTGGGATGCTAACAGTGGGAGAGGAGACAATAACGGCAATTGCCGCGAAGCGCAAACAACAGGTCAAGTGCCTGCTATACGGACAGGAGATCAACCCGGAGACTTACGCCGTCTGCAAGGCTGATATGCTGTTAAAGGGGGAGGGTGAAAGCGCTGACCACATTGTCGGCGGTGCGGAATGGTCTACCCTCGCCCACGACGCCTTTCCGGCCCAGGAGTTTGACTTCATGCTCTCTAATCCGCCCTACGGGAAAAGCTGGAAGAAGGATCTTGAAACGATGGGCGGCAAAGACGGGATGCGCGACCCTCGCTTCAAAGTAATGCACAATGGGGAGGAGCTTTCGCTTGTCACCCGTTCAAGTGACGGGCAGATGCTCTTCCTCGCCAACATGGCCTCGAAGATGAATGCCAAATCTGCTCTCGGCAGCCGAATCGCCGAAGTTCACAACGGCTCGTCACTTTTTACAGGAGACGCCGGTCAGGGCGAGAGCAACATCCGACGCTGGCTGATTGAGAACGATTGGCTCGAAGCGATCGTTGCCCTGCCGCTCAACCTTTTTTACAACACCGGCATCGCCACTTACATATGGGTGCTGTCCAACAAGAAGCCCGCGCACCGCAATGGAAAAGTGCAGTTAATCGACGCCACTCAGTGGTTTAAGCCGTTACGCAAAAACCTCGGCAAGAAGAACTGCGAGCTTGCGCCCGAGGATATAGACCGCATCAGCCGCACCTTTCTCGACTTCAAGGAGACGTCCGAATCGAAGATATTCCTCAACGCCGCCTTTGGCTATTGGAAGGTCACGGTCGAGCGCCCGCTGCGCCTGCACAGCCAACTCACCCTGAAGGCCATCGAGACCTTGCGTTTCACCTCCGGCGACGAAGACCTGCGCGCCCCGCTCTTTGATGAGTTCGGCGAAGATATTTTTACCAGGTTTCCCAAGGTGTCCGCTGCGCTGGAGAAACGGCTTGCGGAATGGGGCAATGACGAGGAAGAAGGTGAAGAGGACGAGGGTGGCAGCGCGAAGAAGGGACTGCCCGAGAAGAAGAAAAAGAAACTGCTCGACCCGAAGACCTGGGAACGTGACGGACGTCTGGTCGATGTAGCCACGAAACTGCGCGCCGCGCTGGGCGAATCAGTACATGAAGATCACAACCTTTTTCGCGATCGTGTGGACGCCGCGCTCAAGAAGGCGGGTATTAAACTTGCCGCCGCTGACCTGAAGCAGATCCTCAAGGCCGTGAGCTGGCGTGTGGAGACCGCACCGTGCGTCATCGCCAAGATACACAAACCCGGAAAAACCAAACCTGATCCAGTCCGCGGCCTTTACGAGGCAACGATTGACGGCAAGCCCGCCATCGTCGAATATGAGACCGACTCCGACCTACGCGACACAGAGCAAATACCGCTACTGGAAGAGGGTGGAATTACGGCCTTCATCCGCCGTGAGGTGTTGCCCTATACCCCGGATGCGTGGATCAAAGAGGATGCCACCAAGATCGGGTACGAGGTGAGCTTCACCCGGCATTTTTATAAACCTCAGCCACTGCGAACACTGGAAGAGATCAGCGCCGACATCCTGGCTATAGAGAAAGAGGCCGAAGGGCTGCTGGATGGATTGCTAAAGAAAGGGGTGCCTTCATGA
- a CDS encoding PDDEXK nuclease domain-containing protein produces MAKAPAPIDQVTLLHDLRALVRTARHRIATAANSTYTLLCWQVGRRLLRENLQAGRAAYGKQILATVSQELTVEFGAGFDYTALTRMARFAEWMTDEQIIATLSQTLSWSHFVELLPIKDPLARDFYAEMCRIERWDVRTLRQKIGGMLYQRTALSKKPQAVISAEIGKLRDGQMSPDTVFRDPYLLDLLGLKGAYSERDLESAILREIEGVLLELGTGFAFVARQKRMSVGKDDFHLDLLFFHRHLRRLIAVELKLESFQPAHVGQMELYLRWLDKHERAPGEEAPIGLILCASADIEQVELLQLDAKSIRVSEYLTELPPLPLLRERLHMAIEHARESAARRQPETEGGHS; encoded by the coding sequence TTGGCAAAGGCACCGGCTCCCATCGACCAAGTAACATTGCTCCACGACCTGCGCGCGCTCGTCCGGACTGCGCGTCATCGGATTGCAACAGCCGCCAACTCCACCTACACGCTGCTGTGTTGGCAGGTTGGGCGCCGCCTACTGCGAGAGAACCTGCAAGCTGGGCGCGCAGCCTACGGCAAGCAGATTCTTGCGACCGTGTCGCAAGAATTAACCGTCGAGTTCGGTGCCGGTTTCGATTACACCGCACTGACCCGAATGGCCCGTTTTGCCGAATGGATGACCGATGAACAGATTATTGCGACGCTGTCGCAAACATTAAGCTGGAGCCACTTCGTTGAACTGCTGCCGATCAAAGACCCGCTGGCCCGCGACTTTTACGCCGAAATGTGCCGGATCGAACGGTGGGACGTGCGCACGCTGCGGCAGAAGATCGGCGGCATGCTGTACCAGCGCACCGCGCTGTCGAAGAAGCCGCAGGCCGTCATCTCGGCGGAGATCGGCAAACTGCGCGACGGGCAGATGAGCCCCGACACCGTGTTCCGCGATCCCTACCTGCTCGACCTGCTGGGGCTCAAAGGGGCATACAGCGAACGTGACCTCGAAAGTGCCATCCTGCGCGAGATCGAAGGAGTACTGCTGGAGCTGGGCACCGGCTTTGCCTTCGTGGCCCGGCAAAAGCGCATGAGCGTTGGTAAGGACGACTTTCACCTCGACCTGCTCTTCTTCCACCGCCACCTGCGCCGGCTGATTGCCGTCGAATTGAAGCTGGAATCATTCCAGCCTGCGCATGTCGGCCAAATGGAGCTGTACCTACGCTGGCTGGACAAACACGAACGTGCTCCCGGCGAAGAAGCCCCGATCGGACTCATCCTGTGCGCGTCCGCCGACATCGAGCAGGTTGAGTTGCTTCAGCTCGATGCCAAATCCATCCGCGTCAGCGAGTACCTCACGGAGTTGCCGCCGCTGCCATTGCTGCGCGAGCGGTTACACATGGCGATTGAGCACGCACGGGAAAGCGCCGCTCGACGACAGCCCGAAACGGAGGGAGGGCATTCATGA
- a CDS encoding restriction endonuclease subunit S: MIANLKPYPEYKETVLPWIGHVPGHWGQLRAKYLFREVDDRSTTGREELLSVSHLTGVTPRSQKTVTMFLAKSNVGHKICRPGDALINTMWAWMGALGVARHDGIVSPSYGVYRPLDGCAILPSFADHLLRTPTYVAEYHRRSTGVNSSRLRLYPEQFLKIEVVVPPLNEQAAIVRFLDWMNGRLDRAIRAKRKELALISEMLSVVTENALRLEGTRRLRLSVVAEEMSRPIDRRANQNYTRIGLYNRGRGIFHKTTTDGAELGDSDFFWIEDGDLVISGQFAWEGAVALARGKDSGTIASHRYPVLRGRKEYVSSSVLFALFRTSFGSMLLNHNSRGAAGRNRPLNAASLLKETIPIPPKAAQARITELIDQEYAVNQSLSQFVKCINEYRTRLVADVVTGKLDLREVAAKLPEEAPAEIIENETALGDETENIKEEETV; this comes from the coding sequence ATGATCGCTAATCTTAAACCATATCCGGAATACAAGGAGACTGTTCTACCTTGGATCGGGCACGTACCAGGGCACTGGGGTCAACTGAGAGCAAAATATTTATTTCGTGAGGTCGACGACCGTTCTACAACTGGGAGGGAGGAACTACTATCGGTGTCCCACCTGACTGGCGTAACTCCGCGCAGTCAGAAGACGGTCACGATGTTTCTCGCAAAGTCAAATGTTGGCCATAAGATCTGCCGCCCCGGTGACGCGTTAATTAACACTATGTGGGCGTGGATGGGTGCGTTAGGTGTCGCACGGCATGATGGAATCGTTAGCCCATCCTACGGGGTTTATCGCCCCCTGGATGGCTGCGCTATATTGCCAAGTTTTGCTGATCACCTATTGCGAACGCCAACCTACGTTGCTGAATATCATCGGCGCTCCACAGGTGTAAACAGTTCAAGGCTGCGTCTTTACCCTGAACAATTTCTGAAGATTGAAGTTGTAGTTCCCCCTCTTAATGAGCAGGCGGCGATTGTGCGGTTTCTGGATTGGATGAACGGGCGACTTGATCGGGCGATCAGGGCGAAGCGGAAGGAGCTCGCGTTGATTAGCGAAATGCTCTCTGTCGTTACTGAAAACGCACTACGACTAGAAGGTACGAGAAGACTACGCCTATCCGTCGTAGCAGAAGAAATGTCACGTCCAATTGACAGGCGAGCCAATCAAAATTATACACGTATCGGTCTCTATAATCGCGGGCGTGGTATTTTCCACAAAACGACTACTGACGGAGCAGAACTTGGTGACTCAGACTTCTTCTGGATAGAAGACGGCGATTTAGTTATCAGTGGGCAATTCGCTTGGGAGGGTGCCGTGGCTCTGGCAAGGGGCAAGGATTCAGGCACCATCGCCTCACATCGTTATCCAGTCTTACGCGGCCGAAAGGAATATGTGTCCTCTTCAGTGCTTTTTGCACTGTTTCGGACATCTTTTGGATCTATGCTGCTGAACCACAACTCGCGTGGTGCTGCAGGACGGAACAGGCCATTGAATGCTGCAAGTCTTCTCAAGGAGACAATCCCCATACCACCGAAAGCCGCACAAGCACGAATCACAGAGTTGATAGATCAAGAGTATGCAGTTAATCAGTCCCTATCACAGTTTGTTAAATGTATTAATGAATACCGCACCCGTCTTGTCGCTGATGTGGTGACCGGCAAGCTCGATTTACGCGAGGTGGCGGCGAAGTTGCCTGAAGAAGCGCCAGCCGAGATTATTGAAAATGAAACGGCTCTGGGCGATGAGACCGAAAACATTAAAGAGGAGGAGACTGTATGA